A window from Chitinophaga filiformis encodes these proteins:
- a CDS encoding IS256 family transposase, translating to MSNNDQFDYDGLKKKALEQFRSGKSLFGKDGAFAPLLKEFLEAAMEAELDEHLDDAQRDAGNRKNGRTPKRLKTADGTINIETPRDRSSTFDPQIVKKRETILAESLEHKIIGMYGHGMSFRDISAHIKDMYDTDISAATLSAITDKVIPLVKEWQNRPLEAIYCIVWLDAMYYKVKEDGRVINRCVYNILGINAEGRKDLLGMYVSESEGANFWLSVLTNLQQRGICDILIACIDNLKGFAEAIATVFPHTEVQTCIVHQIRNSLKYVASKDQKAFMADLKPVYQAISKDEAEQQLVELEGKWGKKYPIVIESWNRNWDKLSTFFKYPSAIRKLIYTTNTIEGFHRQIRKVTKTKGAFTSDMALLKLIYLSTQNIQKKWTQPLQNWSITVSQLSIIFPDRLKLKL from the coding sequence ATGAGCAACAATGATCAATTTGATTATGACGGCCTCAAGAAAAAGGCCCTAGAGCAATTTCGCTCAGGAAAATCTCTTTTTGGCAAGGATGGCGCCTTTGCGCCCTTACTGAAAGAGTTTCTGGAAGCAGCAATGGAAGCTGAACTGGATGAGCATCTGGATGATGCGCAACGTGACGCTGGCAACCGTAAAAATGGTCGTACTCCCAAACGACTTAAGACAGCAGACGGTACCATTAATATTGAAACACCCCGTGATCGTTCCTCGACGTTTGATCCGCAAATTGTTAAAAAGCGAGAGACCATCCTTGCGGAGAGTCTTGAGCATAAAATTATTGGCATGTATGGGCATGGGATGAGCTTCCGCGATATTTCAGCCCATATAAAAGACATGTATGATACCGATATTTCTGCTGCTACGCTTTCTGCTATAACCGATAAGGTTATTCCCCTGGTAAAAGAGTGGCAGAACCGGCCTTTAGAAGCCATTTACTGCATTGTTTGGCTTGATGCTATGTACTACAAGGTTAAAGAAGATGGACGTGTTATAAATCGCTGCGTTTACAATATTCTGGGAATAAATGCTGAAGGCCGTAAAGATTTGTTGGGTATGTATGTTTCAGAAAGCGAAGGTGCTAATTTCTGGCTGAGTGTGCTTACAAACCTGCAACAGCGGGGTATATGTGATATACTGATTGCCTGCATAGATAACTTAAAGGGGTTCGCAGAAGCAATAGCCACGGTCTTTCCCCATACAGAAGTCCAGACCTGTATCGTGCATCAGATCCGAAATTCACTTAAATATGTAGCTAGCAAGGATCAAAAAGCATTTATGGCAGATCTGAAGCCTGTTTACCAAGCAATAAGTAAAGATGAAGCAGAGCAACAGTTGGTTGAACTGGAGGGCAAATGGGGTAAAAAGTATCCTATAGTCATTGAATCCTGGAATCGTAATTGGGATAAGCTCAGTACATTTTTTAAATATCCGTCCGCGATCCGAAAACTAATCTATACAACCAATACCATAGAAGGCTTTCATCGACAGATTCGTAAAGTAACGAAAACAAAAGGGGCATTTACCTCAGACATGGCGTTGCTAAAACTCATCTACCTGTCGACTCAGAATATACAAAAGAAATGGACGCAACCACTGCAGAATTGGAGTATCACCGTATCTCAGCTCTCTATTATATTTCCAGATAGGCTAAAATTGAAGCTATAA
- a CDS encoding helix-turn-helix domain-containing protein: MERSELLQSKEYWTEKIKLELFQMVTDFKEANNLTIEDLARKLGVTKGYISQILNGNFDHKISKLVDLSLACDRIPVIRYEPMAQYIQDDELDLCDGHYKDRPIIVLDLGTHQTSTINTKKTSSDAIY; encoded by the coding sequence ATGGAAAGAAGCGAATTATTACAGTCGAAGGAATATTGGACAGAAAAAATCAAATTGGAGCTTTTCCAAATGGTGACAGATTTTAAGGAGGCTAACAACCTAACGATTGAAGATTTGGCCAGAAAACTGGGTGTTACAAAAGGGTATATTTCTCAGATTTTAAATGGAAATTTTGACCATAAGATAAGCAAACTTGTAGATTTATCATTGGCATGTGATAGGATACCAGTCATAAGATATGAACCTATGGCTCAATATATACAAGATGATGAGCTGGACCTGTGTGATGGACATTATAAGGACAGACCTATAATTGTTTTGGATCTAGGCACTCATCAAACAAGTACGATAAATACCAAAAAGACTTCTTCAGATGCCATCTACTGA
- the tnpA gene encoding IS66 family insertion sequence element accessory protein TnpA → MSSKLNKPVKMRRTESEISGLMDMFDKGGMRVKDFCELHNISDATFYNWRKKYPPIKTAPSEGFIEIISSLPARDLPEERLFAKVGDICLYQPVGPDYLKSLLA, encoded by the coding sequence ATGAGCAGCAAATTAAACAAACCGGTTAAAATGCGTCGCACGGAGAGTGAAATCAGTGGCTTGATGGATATGTTTGATAAGGGAGGAATGAGAGTTAAGGACTTTTGCGAACTTCATAATATAAGCGATGCCACCTTTTACAATTGGCGAAAGAAATATCCACCCATAAAAACAGCTCCTTCAGAAGGATTTATAGAAATCATTTCTTCACTTCCCGCTAGAGATTTACCGGAAGAACGATTATTTGCCAAAGTGGGAGATATTTGTCTTTACCAGCCAGTTGGCCCTGATTATCTCAAATCGTTACTGGCATGA
- the tnpB gene encoding IS66 family insertion sequence element accessory protein TnpB (TnpB, as the term is used for proteins encoded by IS66 family insertion elements, is considered an accessory protein, since TnpC, encoded by a neighboring gene, is a DDE family transposase.) produces the protein MSNIILFTDRYRYFLYGGSADMRKSFAGLCGIVINEMHMTITDNDIFVFLNKDKTHMKILLHEHNGFTMLYRKLDKGRFDLLMQEGGNNAVALNASDLLSILKGLSFHKYRQYT, from the coding sequence ATGAGCAACATAATATTGTTTACAGACCGGTATAGGTATTTTTTATATGGAGGCAGTGCTGATATGCGTAAAAGTTTTGCAGGACTTTGCGGAATCGTGATAAATGAGATGCACATGACTATCACAGATAATGACATATTTGTATTCCTCAACAAAGACAAGACTCACATGAAGATACTCTTGCATGAACACAATGGTTTTACGATGCTGTATCGTAAGTTAGATAAGGGGAGGTTCGATCTTTTGATGCAGGAAGGAGGTAACAACGCAGTTGCATTAAATGCCAGTGACTTATTATCTATTCTTAAAGGATTATCTTTCCATAAGTATCGTCAATACACTTAA